The sequence below is a genomic window from Tenacibaculum tangerinum.
TCGTAGTTAGGCAATGCAGCTGGTAATTCTTTCTTTTCAACCACAAAAGCAAATACCCCTTTGTCTCCTACTACATTCTTCACTACTTCATTTTCTTTAGCATTAATCATTGCGCCTACTACTTTTGGCTCAAAACCTACTCCTGAAATGGTTGGAGATTGTAAGTTTACATCGGCAGCAGTTCTAACTGACTGACTAACAGATTTAGCGATTTCGTCTAATGTTGAACCACTGATTTTATCTTGAATCATTTTTGCTTTACGCTCATTGATTAAAATCGGACGTACTCTTGCAGTTGCTTTATCTACTGACATCAATCCTTTTGCCGTTTTTGAAGTTAATGTCGCTACAACATATCCTCCCTCAACATCAAAACGCTTAAAATCTCCCTCTTTCACTTCTTCATCAAATGCCCAAGTAATGATTTCTCTTTCATTTCCTGCCCCTGGTACATTCTCATCTAAGGGTTTTAATCCAACTGCTGGTAAAGAACTTAAGTTCTTTTCTTTTACTGCTTCTTCAAATACTTTTCCATTGGCTAACTCTAAGGCAAATGTTTCTGCATTTTGAAATACGGTATTTTCTGTTTCTTCAGAAGCTTCAATTTTACGACCAAAGGTTACTAATTTCACTACGGGTTGGAAGTTCTTTTGTCCGTCTATTTTAATTACATGGAATCCGAATTGAGATTTTACAACGCCCATGTCACCTTCTTTTCCTTCAAAAACAAAATCTCTAAATGAAGGCACCATTCTGTTGTAAGCAAACCAATCGTAGAATCCTCCATTTTCAGCAGATCCTTTGTCTGATGACATTTCTTTAGCCAAATCTGCAAACTTAGATTTGTTTGCTTTTACAACTGTTAACAAGCTATCGGCTGTTTTCTTTGCTTCTTCTTCTGTTTGCACTACTGTTTCATCGGCACTAGCAGAACCAATAAAAGGAATTAAAATATGACTTGCTTGTGCAGAATCTGGTAATTGTGTTACTGCGGTAATTTTAGATAACTTAAAGTAATCTCCATCTTTATAAGGCCCGAACACATCTCCTTCTTTACCGTTAAAAACTTCTTCGGCAATTACTTGAGGTACTTGTACTTTAAATTTATAGTTGTTATCGATAGCTAAATCAGATTCATTTTCTTCTAGAAACTCACTATAATCAGTTGTACTTTTTAATCCTTTAACTGTTGTATTATTAACCTCTGAATCTTCGATTAATTTTGCCACCTCTGCTTTGATAGCTGCTTCATCTTCTGCAGTAGGTTTTATATCGAATTTCACAAAGTTAATATCTCTTGAAGCTTCTACCTGAAAAGCATCTTGATGATTATTGATGTAATTTTCAACATCGCTTTTCTTTAAGATTACTAAACTATCTGCAATTGTAGTATAAGGTACATATATATATTTACCTGATACTTTTGTGTTTTCAGTAAAATAGTTCGCTTCTCCTTCTTTTAAAGAAGCTCCTATACCTGCAGCTACTAAGTTATCGTAAGTTGTTTTTTCAATATTACTTTGCAAAGAAGCCATATAATTTCGCCAAGCTTTCCATTCTTCTCCGTTTTCCTCTTTTATCGTCGCTAGGTGTTCTTTCAACTTGTTTTTATCAAAAATACCAGAAGTTTGAAATCTTGGATCGCCTTGAATTGATGGAGATTCGTATAACGCATTTAATATATCAACATCTCCTACGGTAATTCCAGCTTCTTCTAATTGTTTCTTATATATTTTTTGACGGATTAAGTTATTCCAAACTGTTTTAGCTGCCTGCATTTCAGAGACTCTATTTCCTGTTTGAGCTTTATAAGCATCTAAAGCTTCAGCAAACTCTTGACGAGAAATAACTTCTCCATTTACTTCTCCTATTTCATTTACTTTATTTGCACTAAAAAAGTCTGATATTGTAGTTGGGTCTAATACAAAAGCAAAAAGTGCTAAACCAATTACAAGAATTAAGAACATAGTACGTTCTCTAATTTTCGATAAAATTGCCATACGTCATTTATTTTATTAACAGTGTGCGAAAATACAACTTCACAGCAAATAATGCAATGTTTTTTATGCTGTTTTTAGAGGGATTCTGTAGCTAAAAAATAATTACTAATCTTCTGTATACATTACTTTTAAATAAACATCATCAATTTTAGTAGCGCTTACTTTTAAAATTTTAATTTGAAAGTTTTCAATACGTAAAATTTCATCTTGAAGTGGTATTGTTTCTGTATGGTATAAGATAAAGCCTCCTAGGGTTTCGTATGCTTCTTCTTTCGGAATTGCTAAACCGTATTCTTCGTTTAGGTAATCAACCTCTAAACGAGCTGAAAAATTAAATTCGGTTTCACTAACTTTTTCTTCTAATAATTGTTGGGTGTCGTGCTCATCTTCTATTTCTCCAAATAGCTCTTCTACAATATCTTCTACTGTAATGATTCCTGAAGTGCCTCCGTACTCGTCGACAACTACGGCAATACTTTTTCGTTTTTTTATCAAATTATTAAGCACATCGTTAATAATCATTGATTCTGGTACAAACTCTACTGGTAGCAAAATTGATTTTATTGTACGTGGTTTTTTAAACAGTTCAAAAGCATTTACATAACCCAAAATATCATCTAACGAGTTTTTATACACTAAGATTTTAGATAAGCCTGTATTAATAAACATTCTTTTTAAGTTGCTTACCGTTTCGTGTAAATCTACTGCTACAATTTCAGTTCGAGGCACCATAATTTCACGAGATTTAACCTTGTGAAACTCCAAAGCATTCTGAAAAATCTGTATTTCTGAATCTACTTCCTCTTCATCGTTCCCCGCATCTAATTGTTCTGAAATATAGTTACCGAGTTCTTCTTTACTAAATTCCGTTTGAATTTCATCTTCTTTGGTTCTGAAAAAAACGTGCAAACAAAAATCTGATATTTTTGTAATTACCCATGTAATTCCGTAAAAGATAACATAAAACACATACGCTGGTATTGCGAACAGCTTAAGCATTTCGTTGGAATAAATTCTAAAAATTGCTTTGGGTAAAAACTCTGCCGTAACTAATATAATGATGGTTGAA
It includes:
- a CDS encoding peptidylprolyl isomerase; this translates as MAILSKIRERTMFLILVIGLALFAFVLDPTTISDFFSANKVNEIGEVNGEVISRQEFAEALDAYKAQTGNRVSEMQAAKTVWNNLIRQKIYKKQLEEAGITVGDVDILNALYESPSIQGDPRFQTSGIFDKNKLKEHLATIKEENGEEWKAWRNYMASLQSNIEKTTYDNLVAAGIGASLKEGEANYFTENTKVSGKYIYVPYTTIADSLVILKKSDVENYINNHQDAFQVEASRDINFVKFDIKPTAEDEAAIKAEVAKLIEDSEVNNTTVKGLKSTTDYSEFLEENESDLAIDNNYKFKVQVPQVIAEEVFNGKEGDVFGPYKDGDYFKLSKITAVTQLPDSAQASHILIPFIGSASADETVVQTEEEAKKTADSLLTVVKANKSKFADLAKEMSSDKGSAENGGFYDWFAYNRMVPSFRDFVFEGKEGDMGVVKSQFGFHVIKIDGQKNFQPVVKLVTFGRKIEASEETENTVFQNAETFALELANGKVFEEAVKEKNLSSLPAVGLKPLDENVPGAGNEREIITWAFDEEVKEGDFKRFDVEGGYVVATLTSKTAKGLMSVDKATARVRPILINERKAKMIQDKISGSTLDEIAKSVSQSVRTAADVNLQSPTISGVGFEPKVVGAMINAKENEVVKNVVGDKGVFAFVVEKKELPAALPNYDTFRKRIANERKNKTFQMYEAVKKASDIEDNMSSFYGIQ
- a CDS encoding hemolysin family protein, producing the protein MQTEVLIILTSILFSAFFSGMEIAFISANKLHIELEKKGEGILSKILTKLTQKSSKFITTMLVGNNVALVIYSYFMGKLLMSWFQSFLPSDYAIVNYVLSDISLLTQTLISTIIILVTAEFLPKAIFRIYSNEMLKLFAIPAYVFYVIFYGITWVITKISDFCLHVFFRTKEDEIQTEFSKEELGNYISEQLDAGNDEEEVDSEIQIFQNALEFHKVKSREIMVPRTEIVAVDLHETVSNLKRMFINTGLSKILVYKNSLDDILGYVNAFELFKKPRTIKSILLPVEFVPESMIINDVLNNLIKKRKSIAVVVDEYGGTSGIITVEDIVEELFGEIEDEHDTQQLLEEKVSETEFNFSARLEVDYLNEEYGLAIPKEEAYETLGGFILYHTETIPLQDEILRIENFQIKILKVSATKIDDVYLKVMYTED